caaaaaagaaggaaaaagtcatttttttgcagaaaattccaccaatttcgaaactcatcgaggtatcacgagagtacaagatgccgctctgtctcaccttcatcgacttaaagaaggctttcgactcggttgagacggaagcggtcgtggaagccttggacaaccaaggcgtccctactcaatatataaaggtacttcgagagttgtacagtaacttcacgaccggaatttcgccattctacaagaacatcgtcattgacgtgaagaggggggtccgacaaggtgatacaatttcacccaaaatattcacagccattcagaacgcaatgcgaaagttggaatgggacgacatgggagtgaaggttgatggtcggcagctacaccatttgcgctttgctgatgacatcgtactggtaacacctagcatcagccaagcggaacgaatgctgaccgaattcgacgaaacatgtggatgcatcggtcttcagctgaatctacaaaagacgatgttcatgcggaacggatgggtctcggatgccccattcacgctcaacggaacgaacatatccgaatgcaccagctacgtttatctgggtcgggaactgaacatgatgaacgacctgacccccgagctgggcaggaggagacgagcggcatggggagcgtacaagagcatcgaggatgtagtgaagaagaccaggaacacccggctccgtgctcacctcttcaacaccaccgtacttcctgctttgacctatgcttcggaaacctgggcatttcgcaagcaggaagaaaacgcggtgagcgtcattgaacgcgcaattgagagagtgatgctaggagtatcccgtttcacgcaagtgagggacgggattcgaagttctctcctacgtcagcgatcgaagattagagacgctgccgcgtttgccaaggaaagtaaaataaggtgggccggacacgtgatgcgctttaatgacaaccgttggaccagagccgtgagcgactgggttccccgcgatattaagcgcactacaggaagaccgccgacccgatggtcagacttcttcacgaagtccttcaaagaaaaatatgatgctcttcgtgtcccacgcgaaaggaggaaccactgggctactctggcacgcgatcgggacaaatggaagaattactggcgcccgctcgaccagttcgaagatcaacgggagtcaaggtgaccAAGGTCAAGGTGACCAAGATCACTGATGGCGAGTGaggggataaaggataaagtttctggcgttaatcaatccgcttgggatgcgcgcccacgttcactttaattcagaatcgtttgaggttttacgaacgtgtaactggcctatacaatgacttgcggtggctagccgatgtgtcaagtcagtgttttcatccccCGGACACGtctggtaacaatttatcgacccggggatgaaacaccacagaaagtctgaggtccggctttagccttttcatgtatatatatatatatatatttgtgtATATATATGGACGTATATATACGGCTAAGAGCTATATAcgggtatatatatatatatatatctactGCTAAGAAGGAGTTCTTATCATGAACAATTACATTAAAAAACTatcaagaataagaaaaaaaaagaaaagaaagaaagaaaggctCCGAGAAGGTTATTGGTACGACCgcattattgattattatccCATTGATTAGCACCATAGATGCCAGTGCACCTCCTTCAACGACCGTCACAGCGCACATAACTCATGTAGATTGCGGATCCTATGGCGATCAACAGCTGATCTaccaaaagaaacaaatgattCCATatctaagaaaagaaatagtgcATTCGCACAGATGAGTGAAGTTCAAGATTTTCTTGagaacgagtggaagagaacAGGTATTCTAGGGTTCCGGAGATTGGTCGTCTTTTTTGTATCTGCTgacattatttttcatttaaaaagtatcccagtaaagaaaaaagtaacgcAGTACAAGTTGTGTAAAGATgccaaaaaaatcaccttctCGAGCGGTACCCAgtcaaataaaatagaaagcaCGTTTCTGGTGTAGGTACGTATCACAATTCTTCGTAAGAACTTACTCCTGAAAATGAGAGCTcttaagaaagaagaattattCCGTCTTTCCAGAGCTTCAATAaaattgtttctgaagatagcTTCATTATTCACCAATATGGAAATATCCCATTGGAGGAGAACGAAACTATCTCGCATTTGCAAATATGCACAGACGAGAAAATAAGAAGCAATTTCAACTATGCAACCATTATGATACAAGCAATAAAAGTGGAATGCAGATGAACTTACATTTCTCTTCGCACATGAAGGCGATGTCTAAAAAAGAAGACGAGGAAAAAGTAAGCAGTTTCAAAACTATCCCATCGCTCTAACAAGTAATTAACTTAAATGTGGATGGACTCACATTATTTTCAGTATGTAAAGACGGTGTctataaaaaaattgtcattgaCGTCAGCGAGAATTAATTCGACTTAATAACATTACCCATATCTTATCCCTGACTGTGACGATTTCAGAAGGCCAGCATATTCGTGCATTTGAGAGACAAACACaggaaaatcattttttaggGAGGCGAAGAGTCTCTCGCCAAGAACCAACCGAGTGATTTGTGGAGCGGGCGAATGAGCTATCTGAAGCGGACGTTTGCTAAAtgaactcaaaaaaaggagagattcCTATACCGCACTTGGTAAACAAGAGATGCGCAGCCAATTCCGTATTTCACATCTTCAAACGTTGGCACGTACATCTCATCCAGGGGCACACACATACCCATTTCCTGAAAATGTTGCTATTTCCTGCGAACCCTTCAGATAA
The Necator americanus strain Aroian chromosome I, whole genome shotgun sequence genome window above contains:
- a CDS encoding hypothetical protein (NECATOR_CHRI.G2253.T2) codes for the protein MFAKKKEKVIFLQKIPPISKLIEVSREYKMPLCLTFIDLKKAFDSVETEAVVEALDNQGVPTQYIKVLRELYSNFTTGISPFYKNIVIDVKRGVRQGDTISPKIFTAIQNAMRKLEWDDMGVKVDGRQLHHLRFADDIVLVTPSISQAERMLTEFDETCGCIGLQLNLQKTMFMRNGWVSDAPFTLNGTNISECTSYVYLGRELNMMNDLTPELGRRRRAAWGAYKSIEDVVKKTRNTRLRAHLFNTTVLPALTYASETWAFRKQEENAVSVIERAIERVMLGVSRFTQVRDGIRSSLLRQRSKIRDAAAFAKESKIRWAGHVMRFNDNRWTRAVSDWVPRDIKRTTGRPPTRWSDFFTKSFKEKYDALRVPRERRNHWATLARDRDKWKNYWRPLDQFEDQRESR
- a CDS encoding hypothetical protein (NECATOR_CHRI.G2253.T1) translates to MPLCLTFIDLKKAFDSVETEAVVEALDNQGVPTQYIKVLRELYSNFTTGISPFYKNIVIDVKRGVRQGDTISPKIFTAIQNAMRKLEWDDMGVKVDGRQLHHLRFADDIVLVTPSISQAERMLTEFDETCGCIGLQLNLQKTMFMRNGWVSDAPFTLNGTNISECTSYVYLGRELNMMNDLTPELGRRRRAAWGAYKSIEDVVKKTRNTRLRAHLFNTTVLPALTYASETWAFRKQEENAVSVIERAIERVMLGVSRFTQVRDGIRSSLLRQRSKIRDAAAFAKESKIRWAGHVMRFNDNRWTRAVSDWVPRDIKRTTGRPPTRWSDFFTKSFKEKYDALRVPRERRNHWATLARDRDKWKNYWRPLDQFEDQRESR